From the genome of Lentimonas sp. CC4, one region includes:
- a CDS encoding PEP-CTERM sorting domain-containing protein, which yields MKKNIPTCIMFAAASLALVQVSNAAAVLIDDDFSSSNVTSGIRYYEADVGDWVSRYDNWNTTGTDAARALTADLSQGNNETPVELLFSVSESDTSLTEISISFDYTVPDDATLYFYVAGYEGPLTSGLQSRLTGTNGSYLTTSADDFNGHLGTGYLLGTGGTPTGGIGTALASLTNISGTFSQTYDISGFGSGGFNITDFDYMTVVFGVDTTLTSGSITVDNFNLTAIPEPGTYALLAGLTGLVAVMVRRRR from the coding sequence ATGAAAAAAAATATCCCAACCTGCATAATGTTCGCCGCTGCTTCGCTCGCGCTGGTTCAAGTCTCGAATGCCGCAGCCGTTCTTATCGATGATGATTTTTCATCTTCAAACGTTACTTCTGGCATTCGCTACTATGAGGCCGATGTCGGCGACTGGGTGTCACGTTATGATAACTGGAACACCACAGGAACGGACGCTGCACGAGCGCTGACCGCTGATTTGAGTCAGGGAAATAATGAAACTCCGGTCGAGCTTTTGTTTTCGGTGAGTGAGTCGGACACGAGCTTGACGGAAATCTCGATTTCTTTCGACTACACAGTGCCTGATGATGCCACTCTCTATTTCTATGTAGCCGGATACGAAGGGCCTCTTACGTCAGGTCTTCAATCTCGTCTGACTGGCACGAATGGCTCATATCTGACTACTTCCGCTGATGACTTTAACGGGCATTTGGGAACTGGTTACCTCTTGGGAACCGGCGGGACGCCTACAGGGGGTATTGGGACAGCGCTTGCGTCATTAACCAATATTTCGGGCACGTTTAGTCAGACCTACGACATCTCTGGTTTCGGTAGTGGTGGATTTAACATCACGGATTTTGATTACATGACCGTCGTCTTCGGAGTAGACACGACATTAACGAGTGGGTCGATTACGGTTGATAATTTCAATCTGACAGCCATCCCCGAGCCAGGCACTTACGCACTGCTCGCTGGTTTGACTGGACTGGTTGCAGTGATGGTGCGCCGTCGCCGATAG
- a CDS encoding sulfatase has protein sequence MKPNINIHPSIFRRFQVCLVAVCAISASYTVLSAQDRPEQPNFVMILADDLGWQDIKNYDTEAPYSVFETPYMDQMATEGTKFLQAYSPACVCAPSRAAILTGHHPARLNFTTVSGGTTVPQPSSLSSRMMDPYHTRRLELEQVTLPELLRSSGYMNGHIGKWHLEGDDPTQHGFDYSDGDRGVTLTLGDRTTGFTSDLDENGFAQDQTTDNAFIFMDQAVAADQPFFCYYASYLVHAPWHIRTERLLIKYAAKMGYEYPLTGDEFFAPGQNNPYYAAMVEMFDYNVHRIMTYLEETDDPRWPGHKLIENTYVFLTSDNGGMENGDPQGKVTDNYPLDQGKIFQEEGGLRVPFIAIGPGIAANTESEVMINGLDFMPTMLSLAGLTIPEGMDGCDISTLLLDDPQDPELVTDADDAVRDTMYWHFPNSRLNSTIRKSGWKLFRNYDYVNNASNNQHRLYELYDTNGDRVDIEEVNDQWDSNTAKTTELADELDAWLTEVGANIPSYNPNCTTPLPNQEFVPAVIATGGSGSLVFVEYETDKAAMARVDLLYTLNGGSGEVWFRLPATITELGHAEATVPEGTTHYVFNLIDENDFLVSYPDVGTSSDGLLDSSFALPYVELPYVNPAPQTTIFSEDFSIASLDKNGLKRDSVGFCVGSESAWTISSGKLSNSSLVNTTVSEGAAACIIDLSTLDDASVDQFTLSFDYTLAEANETLYVHVWGYVDHSSTATTSMINDGASNGNAWEKASPAYMTGYNFGNLNGAFIGEEGIAADAAVARSGFQGLNSYAKTFDLSEFTTAPSTLGAYDYLVLGFTRNFSGSAPAATIDNVKVTVPDSDGYVVWAHESGLNDATITADPDLDGIVNLLEYGLGGDPNQPDSGVLPSVEVDTEEINTLTFIYRRLQDDGESDPLTYTPKMKLNLSDSVWSSAGIVEVDSEDLGDAYEQVTCTVDTTGLSTVFIRLEVERLL, from the coding sequence ATGAAACCTAATATAAATATACATCCATCGATATTTCGACGGTTCCAAGTATGTCTGGTCGCTGTGTGTGCGATCTCTGCATCCTATACGGTTCTGTCTGCTCAGGATCGCCCTGAGCAACCCAACTTTGTCATGATCTTGGCCGACGACCTCGGCTGGCAGGATATAAAGAATTACGACACGGAAGCGCCGTATTCGGTCTTTGAAACGCCGTATATGGATCAAATGGCGACGGAAGGCACGAAGTTCCTCCAGGCGTATTCGCCAGCTTGTGTCTGCGCTCCGAGTCGCGCTGCGATTCTCACTGGCCATCATCCTGCGCGTCTTAATTTCACCACTGTGAGTGGAGGCACCACTGTCCCTCAGCCGAGCTCATTGAGTAGCCGTATGATGGACCCATATCATACGAGGCGATTGGAATTGGAGCAGGTCACCCTACCGGAATTACTTCGATCCAGTGGGTATATGAACGGTCATATCGGAAAGTGGCACCTTGAAGGGGATGATCCGACACAGCATGGATTTGATTATTCTGATGGTGATCGCGGCGTAACGCTTACTCTCGGGGATCGCACCACTGGTTTTACCTCGGATCTCGACGAAAATGGATTCGCGCAGGATCAGACGACGGATAATGCCTTTATTTTCATGGATCAAGCGGTCGCGGCGGATCAGCCTTTCTTTTGCTATTATGCCTCCTATCTGGTGCACGCCCCTTGGCATATTCGCACTGAGAGGCTACTGATCAAATATGCCGCCAAAATGGGCTATGAGTATCCACTCACGGGCGATGAGTTTTTTGCACCTGGGCAGAATAATCCTTATTACGCAGCGATGGTGGAGATGTTTGATTACAACGTGCATCGTATCATGACCTACTTAGAGGAGACCGATGACCCGCGCTGGCCGGGGCATAAGTTGATTGAAAATACCTACGTCTTCCTGACCTCAGATAATGGCGGCATGGAAAATGGCGATCCCCAAGGGAAAGTGACGGACAACTATCCCTTGGATCAAGGAAAGATCTTTCAAGAGGAGGGCGGATTGCGTGTGCCGTTTATTGCAATCGGTCCCGGCATTGCTGCGAACACGGAAAGCGAAGTGATGATCAACGGACTAGACTTTATGCCGACCATGCTGTCGCTCGCAGGCCTTACGATTCCCGAAGGGATGGACGGTTGTGACATCTCGACCTTGCTGCTCGACGATCCCCAAGATCCTGAGTTAGTGACGGATGCGGACGATGCAGTGCGCGATACCATGTATTGGCACTTTCCGAACTCACGTCTGAACTCCACCATTCGTAAGAGCGGATGGAAGCTCTTTAGAAACTACGATTATGTGAATAATGCGTCGAACAACCAGCATCGGCTCTATGAATTATACGATACTAATGGTGATCGGGTGGATATCGAAGAGGTCAACGACCAGTGGGATTCCAATACAGCTAAGACCACTGAATTGGCCGACGAGCTGGACGCATGGCTCACCGAAGTTGGGGCCAACATACCGTCTTACAATCCAAACTGCACCACTCCGTTGCCCAATCAGGAGTTTGTTCCCGCAGTGATTGCAACTGGAGGCTCTGGAAGTTTGGTATTTGTCGAGTATGAGACTGATAAAGCGGCCATGGCGCGGGTCGATTTGCTATACACATTGAATGGTGGAAGTGGCGAAGTTTGGTTTCGATTGCCAGCAACGATTACAGAACTCGGCCACGCCGAGGCAACCGTGCCTGAGGGCACGACGCACTATGTGTTTAACCTAATTGATGAAAATGATTTTTTGGTCAGTTATCCAGATGTCGGAACTTCAAGCGATGGCTTGCTCGATTCGAGTTTTGCACTCCCATATGTCGAACTTCCTTATGTAAACCCTGCGCCACAGACTACTATTTTTAGTGAAGATTTCTCGATCGCATCACTCGATAAAAACGGTCTCAAGCGAGATAGTGTGGGGTTTTGTGTCGGAAGTGAAAGCGCATGGACTATTTCCAGTGGCAAACTGAGTAACTCCAGCCTGGTAAATACAACGGTAAGCGAAGGAGCTGCCGCATGCATTATCGATCTTTCGACCTTGGATGACGCCTCTGTGGATCAGTTTACTCTGAGCTTTGACTATACGCTAGCTGAAGCGAATGAAACGCTTTACGTGCATGTTTGGGGGTATGTCGACCACAGTTCGACTGCGACAACCTCGATGATTAACGATGGGGCGTCTAATGGAAATGCGTGGGAAAAGGCGTCTCCGGCTTACATGACTGGCTATAATTTTGGGAATTTGAATGGAGCTTTTATTGGCGAGGAAGGCATCGCCGCTGATGCAGCCGTGGCACGGTCGGGGTTTCAAGGCCTGAACTCCTATGCCAAAACATTTGATCTCTCGGAGTTTACCACGGCTCCAAGCACGCTTGGAGCGTATGACTATCTCGTATTGGGCTTTACCCGTAACTTCAGCGGCAGCGCACCAGCCGCAACGATCGACAATGTGAAGGTCACTGTTCCAGATAGCGATGGCTATGTGGTGTGGGCGCACGAAAGTGGATTGAATGATGCAACCATCACTGCAGATCCAGATTTGGATGGGATTGTAAATCTTTTAGAATACGGTTTAGGGGGCGACCCGAACCAACCAGACTCGGGGGTGCTTCCATCTGTTGAAGTTGATACTGAAGAAATTAATACACTCACCTTCATCTATCGACGTTTACAGGATGATGGAGAGAGTGATCCACTAACTTATACACCCAAAATGAAATTAAATTTGAGTGATTCAGTGTGGTCGAGTGCTGGAATCGTCGAAGTCGACTCCGAGGATTTAGGTGATGCGTATGAGCAAGTCACTTGCACTGTCGACACCACGGGCCTTTCAACTGTGTTTATTCGTTTAGAAGTGGAGAGGTTGCTCTGA
- a CDS encoding sulfatase: protein MLKRSILILLAAVSTSVASTRPAQPNILLLLTDDLGWQDVKCYDIDEPSPYETPNIDALAKKGVMFWQGYSPAPTCAPSRCAIMSGNHPARAQKTHVVGGHPPYALNKNRATMDPWYSGRMPADEFTLARALKQEGYVTGHSGKWHIAIDHHAFPQPEDVGFDYTRSSRGAHSGMKNRLSGFATDAADDPFRLDENGFPFHQTNDDALTFIKENKDKPFFLYYATWLVHSPMVTRNEALLQKYVDKMGADPEHVLKREDAGQLNPFYGAMVESLDYYVGQVFKYLETTEDPRWPGHMLSENTFIIFTSDNGGMEGGPKERYTDNNPLDRGKISAKEGGTRVPLIIVGPNIPAGVQTDVMANGLDFYPTILSMVGAEKPEGKNLDGLDLLPLLTQDPTDPTLVKEADGSVRDTMMWHFPHGYAMESTVRVGDYKLIRKYDALLNLEPLELYRLYDSSNGSQERVDIEEAKSLAKAMPEKTQEMNRLLTGMLTEMDASLPGKNPNCAQALPNKDRVPVVLETKQQGAMVGVRYEEHGAKVIRADLIYTLNGAQKYEEWFRAPAELIGNGKVLVQLPEGTTHYFINLTDENGFLISYPEITSRKTPFDQVALTVTK, encoded by the coding sequence ATGTTAAAGCGTTCTATTCTAATTCTTCTGGCTGCGGTCTCTACATCTGTAGCCAGCACGCGCCCAGCGCAGCCCAATATTCTACTCTTGTTGACCGACGATCTCGGTTGGCAGGATGTGAAATGCTATGATATTGATGAGCCATCTCCTTATGAGACGCCGAATATCGATGCGCTGGCCAAGAAGGGCGTGATGTTTTGGCAGGGCTATTCGCCGGCACCGACTTGCGCCCCGTCACGCTGCGCCATCATGAGCGGCAACCATCCAGCCCGCGCGCAAAAGACCCACGTCGTCGGCGGACATCCACCGTATGCCCTGAATAAGAACCGTGCGACCATGGACCCCTGGTATAGCGGGCGTATGCCAGCCGATGAGTTTACCCTCGCACGTGCATTGAAACAAGAAGGCTACGTAACGGGGCACTCTGGGAAGTGGCATATCGCAATCGACCACCATGCCTTTCCTCAGCCGGAGGATGTCGGGTTCGATTATACGCGTAGCTCACGTGGTGCGCACAGTGGCATGAAGAATCGCCTCTCTGGCTTTGCCACGGACGCAGCGGATGATCCGTTCCGTCTCGACGAGAATGGTTTTCCATTTCACCAGACCAACGATGACGCGCTCACTTTTATCAAAGAGAATAAGGATAAGCCGTTCTTTCTCTATTATGCGACTTGGTTGGTGCACTCACCGATGGTCACCCGTAACGAAGCGCTGTTGCAGAAGTATGTTGATAAGATGGGAGCCGATCCCGAGCATGTTTTAAAGCGGGAGGATGCCGGCCAACTCAATCCATTCTACGGTGCGATGGTGGAATCACTGGACTACTATGTGGGGCAAGTCTTCAAATACTTAGAGACAACTGAAGATCCGCGCTGGCCAGGGCATATGTTGAGCGAAAACACCTTCATTATCTTCACCTCCGACAACGGCGGCATGGAAGGCGGTCCGAAGGAACGCTATACGGACAACAACCCACTGGATCGTGGTAAGATTTCCGCTAAAGAAGGTGGCACACGTGTGCCTTTGATCATTGTTGGGCCAAATATTCCTGCCGGTGTGCAGACAGATGTGATGGCTAATGGCTTGGACTTTTACCCAACGATTCTATCGATGGTCGGTGCGGAAAAGCCTGAGGGAAAGAACCTCGACGGACTCGATCTATTGCCACTGTTGACCCAAGACCCGACGGATCCGACACTCGTCAAAGAGGCCGATGGCAGTGTGCGTGATACGATGATGTGGCACTTCCCACATGGTTACGCGATGGAGAGCACAGTGCGTGTGGGGGATTACAAGTTGATCCGTAAATACGATGCCTTGCTCAACCTGGAGCCACTCGAGCTTTACCGTCTCTACGATTCAAGCAACGGTTCTCAAGAACGCGTCGATATCGAAGAAGCCAAAAGCCTAGCGAAGGCCATGCCTGAAAAAACACAGGAGATGAACCGCTTGCTGACTGGAATGCTGACCGAAATGGATGCGAGCCTTCCGGGGAAGAACCCGAACTGTGCGCAGGCGTTACCAAACAAGGATCGTGTGCCAGTGGTGCTCGAAACCAAGCAGCAGGGGGCGATGGTTGGGGTGCGCTATGAAGAGCACGGTGCAAAGGTTATTCGCGCTGATTTGATTTATACACTCAATGGCGCGCAGAAATATGAAGAATGGTTTCGTGCACCAGCAGAATTGATCGGCAATGGAAAGGTGCTCGTGCAGTTGCCTGAAGGCACCACTCATTATTTTATCAACCTGACCGACGAAAATGGCTTTCTGATCAGTTATCCTGAGATTACGAGTCGTAAGACCCCGTTCGACCAAGTTGCCTTAACTGTGACAAAGTAA
- a CDS encoding glycoside hydrolase family 95-like protein yields the protein MKLSATLSLVCVSLLTCLSSNASVRSEVDWPKFLERHDLVWTEMPTAWQDGPFMGNGMLGSMLHQLDDHTLRISLGRTDVEDHQKGITPFIAQSRLPNGYFTLKTVGKITGFDGRLDLYNAETRARVLTDKGHIDLRAIVHSEDMVILYDLQPSAAESALQLDFVPLKAIAPARLQAEIAVKLQGDKAPSSRKSWASAKYNYNPDPVLSEISGVQTSRQLLTAGGETGTAWTIQAEANGHTELRVSIEHSYPEQTATEDAIAHLQAIEGESLDSLVTRHRVWWHQYYPKSFISLDDTRMESFYWIQVYKFGSGARQGRAYMDTMGPWMVENTAWANGWFNLNTQLSYWFLSTANRMEVAESLFTKLDECLPQLVANMPEQYGDDCAGMSTIAPQTFVSAFPAGRLGFTGELLWTCHDYWLMLERTMDAKRTTEQFFPLLKKSVNTYLHFMVEGEDGQIHLPYTRSPEYGSGEDCNFNLSLFRWGCNTLIEIDERYGLNDPLLPKWKDVVARLVDYPTNEDGYMVAKDFPFEKSHRHYSHLMMIYPLCEINIDQPENRELIANSVDHWINYPGRGNAGYSWSGAAAMYALQADGETAAKYLDIFMNMQELYPDNPAMIHPTTMYTETGRIQPVTETPLSLCDSMQLMLLQSWGDTIRVFPAVPEAWKNLSFEGLLAKGGFEMSATRTDGRTQFVSVKSLAGEPCILKLDFQPARVEGIAKSAVTRLDDGRFAVDLKQGEAAIFYAKDVESAIVGPVKALPENCNTFGLN from the coding sequence ATGAAATTATCTGCTACCTTATCCCTTGTTTGTGTGAGTCTCCTCACGTGCCTATCGTCAAACGCGTCCGTGCGCTCAGAAGTGGACTGGCCGAAGTTTTTAGAGCGCCATGACCTCGTCTGGACTGAAATGCCGACAGCCTGGCAGGATGGGCCATTTATGGGCAACGGGATGCTGGGCTCAATGTTGCATCAATTGGACGATCATACCTTGCGCATTAGCCTCGGCCGCACGGATGTCGAAGATCACCAAAAGGGTATCACGCCTTTTATCGCGCAGTCTCGTTTGCCAAATGGTTATTTTACGCTGAAAACGGTGGGGAAGATCACCGGCTTTGACGGGCGCTTGGATCTGTATAATGCCGAGACTCGTGCACGTGTGCTGACAGATAAGGGCCATATTGATTTACGTGCGATTGTGCACAGTGAAGATATGGTGATTCTCTACGACCTGCAGCCCTCTGCGGCGGAGTCAGCGCTTCAATTGGACTTTGTGCCGCTTAAGGCGATTGCGCCGGCGCGATTACAGGCAGAGATCGCCGTGAAACTGCAAGGCGACAAAGCACCATCGTCTCGTAAAAGTTGGGCGTCTGCAAAGTATAACTACAATCCAGACCCAGTTTTGAGTGAGATCTCTGGGGTTCAAACATCACGCCAGTTGTTGACTGCGGGCGGGGAAACGGGAACCGCATGGACTATTCAGGCCGAGGCGAATGGGCATACAGAATTACGCGTCTCGATCGAGCACAGCTATCCCGAGCAGACCGCGACGGAGGATGCGATTGCACACCTACAGGCGATCGAAGGCGAGTCCTTGGATAGCCTGGTCACGCGCCACCGTGTGTGGTGGCATCAATACTATCCGAAGAGTTTCATCAGCCTAGATGATACTCGAATGGAGAGCTTCTATTGGATTCAAGTTTACAAATTTGGCTCAGGGGCGCGTCAAGGCCGTGCCTATATGGACACGATGGGGCCATGGATGGTCGAGAATACCGCATGGGCGAATGGCTGGTTTAATCTCAACACGCAGCTGTCCTACTGGTTCCTCTCGACAGCGAACCGTATGGAAGTGGCCGAAAGCTTATTTACAAAACTCGATGAATGCCTACCTCAGTTGGTTGCCAACATGCCGGAGCAATACGGCGATGATTGTGCGGGGATGTCGACTATTGCGCCACAGACCTTTGTGAGTGCATTTCCTGCCGGGAGACTTGGCTTTACTGGCGAGCTGCTGTGGACCTGTCATGACTATTGGCTCATGCTGGAGCGCACCATGGATGCCAAGCGCACCACGGAGCAGTTCTTTCCACTGTTGAAGAAGTCGGTGAACACCTATCTGCACTTTATGGTGGAAGGGGAGGATGGACAGATCCATTTGCCCTATACACGTTCGCCCGAATATGGCTCTGGCGAGGATTGTAACTTCAATTTATCGCTCTTTCGCTGGGGCTGTAACACGCTGATCGAAATCGATGAGCGTTATGGGCTCAACGATCCACTGCTGCCTAAATGGAAGGACGTCGTCGCTCGTCTCGTCGACTATCCAACCAATGAGGATGGATATATGGTGGCAAAGGATTTTCCGTTTGAGAAATCACACCGTCACTATTCGCACTTGATGATGATTTATCCACTCTGCGAGATTAACATCGATCAGCCTGAGAACCGTGAACTCATTGCGAACTCGGTCGATCACTGGATCAATTATCCAGGCAGAGGTAATGCGGGCTATTCCTGGAGTGGGGCAGCCGCGATGTATGCCTTGCAGGCCGACGGCGAAACGGCAGCGAAGTATTTGGATATTTTTATGAACATGCAGGAGCTATATCCTGATAATCCTGCAATGATTCACCCGACGACAATGTATACCGAAACGGGGCGCATTCAACCAGTGACCGAGACGCCACTATCGCTGTGCGATTCGATGCAACTCATGTTACTACAGAGCTGGGGCGATACGATTCGCGTCTTTCCTGCCGTTCCTGAAGCATGGAAGAACCTTTCCTTCGAAGGACTCTTAGCGAAAGGCGGTTTTGAAATGAGCGCGACACGCACAGACGGACGCACGCAGTTTGTGTCTGTAAAGAGTCTTGCTGGTGAACCCTGCATCTTAAAGTTAGACTTCCAGCCG